One part of the Drosophila teissieri strain GT53w chromosome 3R, Prin_Dtei_1.1, whole genome shotgun sequence genome encodes these proteins:
- the LOC122619778 gene encoding PH and SEC7 domain-containing protein isoform X2 codes for MSEELKVVLRRSEQHSGFGFSLLGTTGPPHVIYDIVENSPAADCGAVEAGDVILKVNGTDVHRYTTKEVLKCLRLSEQLVTLELKRDPKLKARIKEQLANTQSPHYVDIESPNIYDYHSSSTNSSPNHRPNAGGKGAATTPSQSGLRYKSPTHLPSLRQNSSPLLASGSTTTTTTATHTHSHSRNSSASSTKIKVVETNIITSTTNVVGLTSPTGSIGSGAGGVGGEATSPTFRPSRIPQALTKCAVPKPVPVLHSPQNKRPRPSQIPTKAANGNGNGHTGHLPPQSLQHSNSYSGSPVTRQRFADREPEREPEPNSAPPQPAKAPRFEAYMMTGDLILNLSRTPQTSNPLPAQAKKVDSLRDSPSRLVNPRINGALAPRASGESSPTSSSSVDSPTNTSSDSVKREAKLLQKQQQQQQTYQQQQQRDSINNSYNRKDSLTNDTLLMCEELEPDEEAEYVLEEDNKQQRQRQQQQRYRQQQNQQRYEYYQNEDELEEQEEVEEREEDQTHYDITNIETYQSGVGRGDDDDSDRQCLVDDDDDDDAYDDEENDAGDEDYSTNSLGSGSAKQRLRALKQRTATRQQQRNRDAVDCAGRSGSGSSSTTVKSEAGGLGLDETSFSVPTSPISLSTPLIDKETANSVPTSPEPSSLVPESSSGAGAGAVVVRRHNGHVVRKCDAAGFRTSKSEDHLQQIQREGIAAVIPIDIDEDVNSSLNTLLDTRQDSEDSQASDRDRIVWTYNAPLQPHQLAALQRQQQQQEQQFQQQQQQLHQQHLQQQQQLQQQHQQQQQLQQQQLYGQQSHSNSHSSSISSSPQHSAVGSPASPTSVSSSVMSSSGSKGALGLGSSSNGPMAAVQQQQQQREQGGQVAHPPSGIPGLLSCPGGGPGNNGGGGGIGGGGNNDQSVSEAISNISSPDYQDDDNLLSSRDILGGMVLSDPSDSDSTILVSDAAAQQRQQLKQQLRAQQQQQRERERDRDRDREQSEHKVVIQVRGLDSNSSGGGSVNCTNGRSEEDVVTLTDEPLGTMTVGMRDASPPVSDDGSDVESLHSYHYSPKAVDLPSAIRLAKRLHSLDGFKKSDVSRHLSKNNDFSRAVADEYLKHFTFEKKSLDQALREFLQQFSLSGETQERERVLVHFSKRFLDCNPGTFNSQDAVHTLTCAIMLLNTDLHGQNMNRKMSCAEFVDNLADLNDGENFPKDVLKSLYQAIKTKPLEWALDEEAGDLQQQRANNSALGNVGHNPFLDPPELATAVEYKKGYVMRKCCYDSSFKKTPFGKRSWKMFYCTLRDLVLYLHKDEHGFRKSQMSDNLHNAIRIHHALATKANDYTKKQHVFRLQTADQAEYLFQTSDSKELQSWVETINYVCAAISAPPLEGGVGSQKRFQRPLLPSKQSKLLLKEQLDSHEVQLAQLDQELNEHKKGPIPSKGLALQNYKEKESYLQYELRRYRTYVSILSAKMLADQQQLELQAQQPSPASHEEEDDTFPVGTTACPPPTPQSINQKDQQKEQQQQPTNRKEKKKK; via the exons ATGAGCGAGGAACTGAAAGTGGTGCTGCGGCGCAGCGAGCAGCATTCCGGTTTCGGGTTTTCGCTACTCGGAACCACCGGACCGCCACATGTCATCTACGACATCGTCGAGAATTCGCCGGCAGCCGATTGCGGAGCG GTTGAGGCCGGGGATGTCATCCTCAAAGTCAACGGAACGGATGTCCATCGCTACACAACGAAGGAAG TTCTCAAATGCCTGCGCCTGTCGGAACAGCTGGTGACCTTGGAGCTGAAGCGAG ATCCCAAGCTCAAGGCGCGGATCAAAGAGCAGCTGGCCAACACCCAGAGTCCGCACTATGTGGACATTGAGTCGCCGAACATCTACGActaccacagcagcagcaccaactcCTCGCCGAATCACCGGCCAAACGCTGGTGGTAAGGGGGCGGCGACCACGCCCTCGCAGAGCGGACTGCGCTACAAGTCGCCCACGCACTTGCCCTCGCTGCGCCAGAATTCGTCGCCACTGCTGGCGAGTGGATCCACCACGACCACAACCACCGCCACGCATACGCACAGCCACAGTCGAAACTCCTCGGCCAGCTCCACCAAGATCAAGGTGGTGGAGACGAACATCATCACCTCGACCACGAACGTAGTGGGTCTCACATCGCCCACCGGTAGTATCGgcagtggtgctggtggtgttggtggggAGGCCACCTCGCCCACCTTCCGCCCCTCACGCATTCCACAGGCGCTCACCAAATGTGCCGTACCCAAGCCCGTGCCCGTACTCCATTCGCCGCAGAATAAGCGGCCACGCCCTTCGCAGATTCCGACAAAGGCGGCGAACGGAAACGGGAACGGACATACCGGCCATCTGCCACCGCAATCGCTGCAGCACTCAAACAGCTACAGCGGCAGTCCGGTGACCAGGCAGCGGTTTGCGGACAGGGAGCCGGAGCGGGAACCGGAACCGAACTCGGCGCCACCGCAGCCGGCGAAGGCGCCACGCTTTGAGGCTTACATGATGACCGGTGACCTTATTCTCAATCTGTCCCGGACACCGCAGACCAGCAACCCGCTTCCCGCCCAGGCCAAAAAG GTGGACAGCCTCCGCGATTCACCAAGTCGTTTGGTAAATCCGCGTATCAACGGCGCACTAGCACCGCGTGCCTCTGGTGAATCCTcgcccacctcctcctcctcggtggACTCGCCCACCAACACCAGCTCAGATTCCGTGAAGCGCGAGGCGAAGCTGCTgcagaagcaacagcagcagcagcaaacttaccaacagcaacagcagcgggacagcatcaacaacagcTACAACCGTAAGGATTCGCTGACCAACGATACGCTGCTGATGTGCGAGGAGTTGGAGCCGGACGAGGAGGCCGAGTATGTCCTGGAAGAGGACAAcaagcagcagcggcagcgccaacagcaacaacgataccgccagcagcagaatcAGCAACGCTACGAATACTACCAAAACGAAgacgagctggaggagcaaGAAGAGGTTGAGGAGCGCGAGGAGGATCAAACTCACTACGACATCACCAATATCGAAACCTATCAGAGCGGAGTGGGCCGGGGTGACGACGATGACAGTGATCGGCAGTGCCTGgtggacgacgacgatgatgacgatgccTACGACGATGAGGAGAACGATGCGGGCGACGAGGATTATTCCACCAACTCGCTGGGCTCCGGTTCAGCCAAGCAACGATTGCGGGCGTTGAAACAGCGCACTGCCACCCGCCAACAGCAGCGCAACCGCGATGCCGTCGATTGTGCAGGACGCTCCGGATCGGGATCTTCATCTACCACGGTCAAGAGCGAGGCTGGCGGCCTGGGCCTAGATGAAACCTCCTTCTCAGTGCCAACCTCTCCGATCTCGCTGTCGACGCCGCTGATCGACAAGGAGACAGCCAACTCGGTGCCCACGAGTCCAGAGCCCAGTTCGCTCGTTCCGGAGTCGAGCAGTGGCGCTGGCGCCGGAGCTGTGGTGGTGCGCCGGCACAACGGACATGTGGTGCGGAAGTGTGATGCTGCCGGTTTCCGCACCAGCAAGTCCGAGGACCATTTGCAGCAGATCCAGCGCGAGGGCATCGCCGCCGTGATACCCATCGACATTGATGAGGATGTGAATAGCTCGCTGAACACGCTGCTGGACACGCGTCAGGACTCCGAGGACTCGCAG GCATCGGATCGCGATCGGATCGTGTGGACTTATAATGCGCCTCTCCAGCCGCACCAGTTGGCGGCTCtccagcgacagcagcaacagcaagagcagcaattccagcagcaacagcagcagctccaccagcaacatctgcagcaacagcagcaactccagcagcaacaccagcagcagcaacaactgcagcagcagcaactctaCGGTCAGCAATCGCATTCAAATTCACATTCAAGTTCCATTAGTTCGTCGCCCCAGCACTCGGCTGTGGGCAGTCCGGCCTCGCCCACGTCGGTTTCCTCGTCGGTGATGTCCTCGTCGGGCTCCAAGGGCGCCCTGGGcctgggcagcagcagcaatggtCCCATGGCCGCcgtgcagcaacaacagcagcagcgggagcaggGCGGCCAGGTCGCGCATCCGCCCAGCGGGATTCCTGGCCTGCTTAGCTGCCCAGGTGGTGGGCCCGGAAAcaatggtggtggtggaggcattggtggtggtggcaacAACGATCAGAGCGTCTCAGAGGCCATTTCGAATATATCTAGTCCCGACTACCAAGACGACGATAATTTATTGAGTTCTCGCGATATTCTAGGCGGCATGGTACTTAGCGATCCCAGTGATTCGGACTCCACCATTCTCGTCTCGGACGCGGCCGcccagcagcgccagcagcttAAGCAGCAGTTGCgcgcccagcagcaacagcagaggGAAAGGGAACGGGATAGGGATCGAGACAGGGAACAGTCCGAGCACAAGGTGGTCATCCAAGTGCGCGGACtggacagcaacagcagcggcggcggcagcgtcAACTGTACAAACGGCCGCTCCGAGGAGGATGTGGTCACGCTGACGGACGAGCCGCTGGGCACGATGACCGTCGGCATGCGGGACGCCTCGCCGCCAGTCTCCGATGATGGCAGCGATGTGGAGTCCCTCCACTCGTACCACTACTCACCCAAGGCCGTGGACTTGCCCTCGGCCATACGCCTGGCCAAAAGACTGCACTCCCTCGACGGTTTCAAGAAGAGCGATGTGTCGCGACACCTCAGCAAGAA CAATGACTTTAGTCGAGCGGTGGCCGATGAGTATCTCAAGCATTTTACCTTTGAGAAGAAGTCACTTGACCAAGCGCTGCGTGAGTTCTTGCAGCAGTTCTCGCTGTCCGGCGAAACGCAGGAACGGGAACGGGTGCTGGTGCACTTTTCCAAGCGCTTCCTCGACTGCAATCCTGGCACCTTTAACTCGCAGGACGCCGTGCACACGCTGACCTGTGCCATAATGTTGCTAAATACGGACTTGCACGGCCAGAACATGAATCGCAAGATGAGCTGTGCGGAATTCGTCGACAACCTGGCAGATCTCAACGATGGCGAGAACTTTCCCAAGGATGTGCTCAAGTCACTTTACCAGGCCATTAAGACCAAGCCGCTTGAATGGGCACT AGATGAAGAGGCTGGTGatctgcagcagcaaagaGCCAACAATAGTGCCCTGGGCAATGTGGGCCACAATCCCTTCCTTGATCCCCCGGAACTGGCCACAGCTGTGGAATACAAAAAAGGCTATGTGATGCGTAAATGCTGCTATGACAGCAGCTTTAAGAAAA CTCCCTTTGGCAAACGATCCTGGAAGATGTTCTACTGTACGCTGCGTGATCTTGTGCTGTATTTGCATAAGGATGAGCACGGTTTTCGTAAAAGTCAA ATGTCCGACAATCTGCACAATGCAATACGCATACATCACGCACTGGCCACCAAGGCCAACGACTACACCAAGAAGCAACATGTGTTCCGGCTGCAGACGGCCGACCAGGCCGAGTATCTGTTCCAGACTAGCGACTCCAAGGAGCTGCAGTCGTGGGTGGAGACGATCAATTACGTGTGCGCCGCTATATCAGCGCCTCCGCTGGAGGGCGGTGTGGGCAGTCAGAAGCGATTCCAGCGTCCGCTCCTGCCCAGCAAACAATCCAAGCTGTTGCTG AAGGAGCAGTTGGATTCGCACGAGGTGCAGTTGGCGCAATTAGATCAGGAGCTTAACGAGCACAAGAAGGGTCCAATTCCCAGCAAGGGCCTGGCTCTGCAGAACTACAAGGAGAAGGAGAGCTACTTGCAGTACGAA CTTCGTCGTTATCGCACCTATGTGAGCATCCTGAGCGCCAAGATGCTGGCTGACCAGCAGCAGTTGGAGCTGCAGGCGCAGCAGCCGTCTCCAGCGTCGCACGAGGAAGAGGACGACACATTCCCAGTAGGCACCACTGCCTGCCCGCCACCCACGCCGCAAAGTATTAACCAGAAGGatcagcagaaggagcagcagcaacagccaacGAACAG aaaagagaagaaaaagaaataa
- the LOC122619778 gene encoding PH and SEC7 domain-containing protein isoform X3, with the protein MSEELKVVLRRSEQHSGFGFSLLGTTGPPHVIYDIVENSPAADCGAVEAGDVILKVNGTDVHRYTTKEVLKCLRLSEQLVTLELKRDPKLKARIKEQLANTQSPHYVDIESPNIYDYHSSSTNSSPNHRPNAGGKGAATTPSQSGLRYKSPTHLPSLRQNSSPLLASGSTTTTTTATHTHSHSRNSSASSTKIKVVETNIITSTTNVVGLTSPTGSIGSGAGGVGGEATSPTFRPSRIPQALTKCAVPKPVPVLHSPQNKRPRPSQIPTKAANGNGNGHTGHLPPQSLQHSNSYSGSPVTRQRFADREPEREPEPNSAPPQPAKAPRFEAYMMTGDLILNLSRTPQTSNPLPAQAKKVDSLRDSPSRLVNPRINGALAPRASGESSPTSSSSVDSPTNTSSDSVKREAKLLQKQQQQQQTYQQQQQRDSINNSYNRKDSLTNDTLLMCEELEPDEEAEYVLEEDNKQQRQRQQQQRYRQQQNQQRYEYYQNEDELEEQEEVEEREEDQTHYDITNIETYQSGVGRGDDDDSDRQCLVDDDDDDDAYDDEENDAGDEDYSTNSLGSGSAKQRLRALKQRTATRQQQRNRDAVDCAGRSGSGSSSTTVKSEAGGLGLDETSFSVPTSPISLSTPLIDKETANSVPTSPEPSSLVPESSSGAGAGAVVVRRHNGHVVRKCDAAGFRTSKSEDHLQQIQREGIAAVIPIDIDEDVNSSLNTLLDTRQDSEDSQASDRDRIVWTYNAPLQPHQLAALQRQQQQQEQQFQQQQQQLHQQHLQQQQQLQQQHQQQQQLQQQQLYGGMVLSDPSDSDSTILVSDAAAQQRQQLKQQLRAQQQQQRERERDRDRDREQSEHKVVIQVRGLDSNSSGGGSVNCTNGRSEEDVVTLTDEPLGTMTVGMRDASPPVSDDGSDVESLHSYHYSPKAVDLPSAIRLAKRLHSLDGFKKSDVSRHLSKNNDFSRAVADEYLKHFTFEKKSLDQALREFLQQFSLSGETQERERVLVHFSKRFLDCNPGTFNSQDAVHTLTCAIMLLNTDLHGQNMNRKMSCAEFVDNLADLNDGENFPKDVLKSLYQAIKTKPLEWALDEEAGDLQQQRANNSALGNVGHNPFLDPPELATAVEYKKGYVMRKCCYDSSFKKTPFGKRSWKMFYCTLRDLVLYLHKDEHGFRKSQMSDNLHNAIRIHHALATKANDYTKKQHVFRLQTADQAEYLFQTSDSKELQSWVETINYVCAAISAPPLEGGVGSQKRFQRPLLPSKQSKLLLKEQLDSHEVQLAQLDQELNEHKKGPIPSKGLALQNYKEKESYLQYELRRYRTYVSILSAKMLADQQQLELQAQQPSPASHEEEDDTFPVGTTACPPPTPQSINQKDQQKEQQQQPTNRWFDVFCCCCPLWRHLIHSKSL; encoded by the exons ATGAGCGAGGAACTGAAAGTGGTGCTGCGGCGCAGCGAGCAGCATTCCGGTTTCGGGTTTTCGCTACTCGGAACCACCGGACCGCCACATGTCATCTACGACATCGTCGAGAATTCGCCGGCAGCCGATTGCGGAGCG GTTGAGGCCGGGGATGTCATCCTCAAAGTCAACGGAACGGATGTCCATCGCTACACAACGAAGGAAG TTCTCAAATGCCTGCGCCTGTCGGAACAGCTGGTGACCTTGGAGCTGAAGCGAG ATCCCAAGCTCAAGGCGCGGATCAAAGAGCAGCTGGCCAACACCCAGAGTCCGCACTATGTGGACATTGAGTCGCCGAACATCTACGActaccacagcagcagcaccaactcCTCGCCGAATCACCGGCCAAACGCTGGTGGTAAGGGGGCGGCGACCACGCCCTCGCAGAGCGGACTGCGCTACAAGTCGCCCACGCACTTGCCCTCGCTGCGCCAGAATTCGTCGCCACTGCTGGCGAGTGGATCCACCACGACCACAACCACCGCCACGCATACGCACAGCCACAGTCGAAACTCCTCGGCCAGCTCCACCAAGATCAAGGTGGTGGAGACGAACATCATCACCTCGACCACGAACGTAGTGGGTCTCACATCGCCCACCGGTAGTATCGgcagtggtgctggtggtgttggtggggAGGCCACCTCGCCCACCTTCCGCCCCTCACGCATTCCACAGGCGCTCACCAAATGTGCCGTACCCAAGCCCGTGCCCGTACTCCATTCGCCGCAGAATAAGCGGCCACGCCCTTCGCAGATTCCGACAAAGGCGGCGAACGGAAACGGGAACGGACATACCGGCCATCTGCCACCGCAATCGCTGCAGCACTCAAACAGCTACAGCGGCAGTCCGGTGACCAGGCAGCGGTTTGCGGACAGGGAGCCGGAGCGGGAACCGGAACCGAACTCGGCGCCACCGCAGCCGGCGAAGGCGCCACGCTTTGAGGCTTACATGATGACCGGTGACCTTATTCTCAATCTGTCCCGGACACCGCAGACCAGCAACCCGCTTCCCGCCCAGGCCAAAAAG GTGGACAGCCTCCGCGATTCACCAAGTCGTTTGGTAAATCCGCGTATCAACGGCGCACTAGCACCGCGTGCCTCTGGTGAATCCTcgcccacctcctcctcctcggtggACTCGCCCACCAACACCAGCTCAGATTCCGTGAAGCGCGAGGCGAAGCTGCTgcagaagcaacagcagcagcagcaaacttaccaacagcaacagcagcgggacagcatcaacaacagcTACAACCGTAAGGATTCGCTGACCAACGATACGCTGCTGATGTGCGAGGAGTTGGAGCCGGACGAGGAGGCCGAGTATGTCCTGGAAGAGGACAAcaagcagcagcggcagcgccaacagcaacaacgataccgccagcagcagaatcAGCAACGCTACGAATACTACCAAAACGAAgacgagctggaggagcaaGAAGAGGTTGAGGAGCGCGAGGAGGATCAAACTCACTACGACATCACCAATATCGAAACCTATCAGAGCGGAGTGGGCCGGGGTGACGACGATGACAGTGATCGGCAGTGCCTGgtggacgacgacgatgatgacgatgccTACGACGATGAGGAGAACGATGCGGGCGACGAGGATTATTCCACCAACTCGCTGGGCTCCGGTTCAGCCAAGCAACGATTGCGGGCGTTGAAACAGCGCACTGCCACCCGCCAACAGCAGCGCAACCGCGATGCCGTCGATTGTGCAGGACGCTCCGGATCGGGATCTTCATCTACCACGGTCAAGAGCGAGGCTGGCGGCCTGGGCCTAGATGAAACCTCCTTCTCAGTGCCAACCTCTCCGATCTCGCTGTCGACGCCGCTGATCGACAAGGAGACAGCCAACTCGGTGCCCACGAGTCCAGAGCCCAGTTCGCTCGTTCCGGAGTCGAGCAGTGGCGCTGGCGCCGGAGCTGTGGTGGTGCGCCGGCACAACGGACATGTGGTGCGGAAGTGTGATGCTGCCGGTTTCCGCACCAGCAAGTCCGAGGACCATTTGCAGCAGATCCAGCGCGAGGGCATCGCCGCCGTGATACCCATCGACATTGATGAGGATGTGAATAGCTCGCTGAACACGCTGCTGGACACGCGTCAGGACTCCGAGGACTCGCAG GCATCGGATCGCGATCGGATCGTGTGGACTTATAATGCGCCTCTCCAGCCGCACCAGTTGGCGGCTCtccagcgacagcagcaacagcaagagcagcaattccagcagcaacagcagcagctccaccagcaacatctgcagcaacagcagcaactccagcagcaacaccagcagcagcaacaactgcagcagcagcaactctaCG GCGGCATGGTACTTAGCGATCCCAGTGATTCGGACTCCACCATTCTCGTCTCGGACGCGGCCGcccagcagcgccagcagcttAAGCAGCAGTTGCgcgcccagcagcaacagcagaggGAAAGGGAACGGGATAGGGATCGAGACAGGGAACAGTCCGAGCACAAGGTGGTCATCCAAGTGCGCGGACtggacagcaacagcagcggcggcggcagcgtcAACTGTACAAACGGCCGCTCCGAGGAGGATGTGGTCACGCTGACGGACGAGCCGCTGGGCACGATGACCGTCGGCATGCGGGACGCCTCGCCGCCAGTCTCCGATGATGGCAGCGATGTGGAGTCCCTCCACTCGTACCACTACTCACCCAAGGCCGTGGACTTGCCCTCGGCCATACGCCTGGCCAAAAGACTGCACTCCCTCGACGGTTTCAAGAAGAGCGATGTGTCGCGACACCTCAGCAAGAA CAATGACTTTAGTCGAGCGGTGGCCGATGAGTATCTCAAGCATTTTACCTTTGAGAAGAAGTCACTTGACCAAGCGCTGCGTGAGTTCTTGCAGCAGTTCTCGCTGTCCGGCGAAACGCAGGAACGGGAACGGGTGCTGGTGCACTTTTCCAAGCGCTTCCTCGACTGCAATCCTGGCACCTTTAACTCGCAGGACGCCGTGCACACGCTGACCTGTGCCATAATGTTGCTAAATACGGACTTGCACGGCCAGAACATGAATCGCAAGATGAGCTGTGCGGAATTCGTCGACAACCTGGCAGATCTCAACGATGGCGAGAACTTTCCCAAGGATGTGCTCAAGTCACTTTACCAGGCCATTAAGACCAAGCCGCTTGAATGGGCACT AGATGAAGAGGCTGGTGatctgcagcagcaaagaGCCAACAATAGTGCCCTGGGCAATGTGGGCCACAATCCCTTCCTTGATCCCCCGGAACTGGCCACAGCTGTGGAATACAAAAAAGGCTATGTGATGCGTAAATGCTGCTATGACAGCAGCTTTAAGAAAA CTCCCTTTGGCAAACGATCCTGGAAGATGTTCTACTGTACGCTGCGTGATCTTGTGCTGTATTTGCATAAGGATGAGCACGGTTTTCGTAAAAGTCAA ATGTCCGACAATCTGCACAATGCAATACGCATACATCACGCACTGGCCACCAAGGCCAACGACTACACCAAGAAGCAACATGTGTTCCGGCTGCAGACGGCCGACCAGGCCGAGTATCTGTTCCAGACTAGCGACTCCAAGGAGCTGCAGTCGTGGGTGGAGACGATCAATTACGTGTGCGCCGCTATATCAGCGCCTCCGCTGGAGGGCGGTGTGGGCAGTCAGAAGCGATTCCAGCGTCCGCTCCTGCCCAGCAAACAATCCAAGCTGTTGCTG AAGGAGCAGTTGGATTCGCACGAGGTGCAGTTGGCGCAATTAGATCAGGAGCTTAACGAGCACAAGAAGGGTCCAATTCCCAGCAAGGGCCTGGCTCTGCAGAACTACAAGGAGAAGGAGAGCTACTTGCAGTACGAA CTTCGTCGTTATCGCACCTATGTGAGCATCCTGAGCGCCAAGATGCTGGCTGACCAGCAGCAGTTGGAGCTGCAGGCGCAGCAGCCGTCTCCAGCGTCGCACGAGGAAGAGGACGACACATTCCCAGTAGGCACCACTGCCTGCCCGCCACCCACGCCGCAAAGTATTAACCAGAAGGatcagcagaaggagcagcagcaacagccaacGAACAG ATGGTTCGAtgtcttctgctgctgttgcccaCTCTGGCGGCACTTGATCCATTCGAAAAGCCTTTAA